In the genome of Desulfuromonas sp. DDH964, one region contains:
- a CDS encoding 3-oxoacyl-ACP synthase III family protein, whose product MLGIAEIGSYIPENRISNYDRKEQFAIDDQFIEEKIGVRSVSRKGPEEETSDLCLKAYADLEARSGLRREEVETLVVVTQNPDFTIPHTSALVHGRLGLAENCACFDISLGCSGFVYGLSTITAFMAANGLRKGVLITADPYSKVVSPDDKNTALLFGDAAGATLISNEARFVPGHYTFGTLGSEFDKLIARDGVLFMNGRAVFNFAAKTIPPDIEKMAAKNGIAIADIDRFLFHQGSKIIVETIARKLGVPLTKVPYAICDFGNSCASTIPLLLQSELADPAVKTIAISGFGVGLSWASGLLRRVA is encoded by the coding sequence ATGCTCGGCATTGCAGAGATCGGCAGTTACATCCCGGAAAACCGGATTTCCAATTACGACCGCAAGGAACAGTTCGCCATCGATGACCAGTTCATCGAGGAGAAGATCGGCGTCAGGAGCGTCTCCCGCAAGGGGCCCGAGGAAGAGACTTCGGACCTCTGCCTGAAAGCCTACGCCGACCTCGAGGCCCGCAGCGGTCTGCGCCGGGAAGAGGTGGAGACGCTGGTCGTCGTCACCCAGAATCCCGACTTCACCATTCCCCACACCTCGGCGCTGGTGCATGGCCGGCTCGGCCTGGCGGAGAATTGTGCCTGTTTCGACATCTCCCTCGGCTGCAGCGGTTTTGTCTACGGGCTTTCCACCATCACCGCCTTCATGGCCGCCAACGGCCTGCGCAAGGGGGTCCTGATCACCGCCGACCCCTATTCCAAGGTGGTCAGCCCGGACGACAAGAACACCGCCCTCCTCTTCGGCGACGCCGCCGGCGCCACCCTGATCTCGAACGAGGCGCGCTTCGTTCCCGGACACTACACCTTTGGCACCCTGGGAAGCGAATTCGACAAGCTGATCGCCCGCGACGGCGTCCTCTTCATGAACGGCCGGGCGGTCTTCAACTTCGCCGCCAAGACCATCCCCCCCGATATTGAAAAGATGGCCGCCAAAAACGGCATCGCCATCGCCGACATTGATCGTTTCCTCTTCCACCAGGGGAGCAAGATCATCGTCGAGACCATCGCCCGCAAGCTCGGTGTCCCCCTGACCAAGGTCCCCTACGCAATCTGCGATTTCGGCAACAGCTGCGCCTCGACCATTCCACTGCTGCTGCAATCGGAACTGGCCGACCCGGCGGTGAAGACCATCGCCATCAGCGGCTTCGGCGTCGGCCTCTCCTGGGCCAGCGGCCTGCTGCGCCGCGTCGCCTGA
- a CDS encoding twin-arginine translocase TatA/TatE family subunit, with protein sequence MFGLGSTELIIILVLVLVIFGAGKLPEIGGALGKGLRSFKKAVQDPNEIDVTPDREKDGKRPGP encoded by the coding sequence ATGTTCGGACTTGGTTCTACGGAACTGATAATTATCCTCGTTCTGGTGCTGGTCATTTTCGGAGCCGGCAAGCTTCCCGAGATCGGTGGTGCCCTGGGGAAGGGGTTGCGCAGCTTTAAAAAGGCGGTGCAGGATCCGAATGAGATCGATGTAACGCCCGATCGTGAAAAGGATGGCAAGCGTCCCGGCCCCTAG
- a CDS encoding DUF1573 domain-containing protein, with product MKKLIFAALLLVLPLPSLAAAPRLMVENLDFDFGQVYQGDRVDHVYQFRNAGDATLNIEKVRSSCGCTAALVSEKAIPPGQSGEIKASFDSTRFRGRVNKSIYLYTDDPAHPEARFNLSGEVLERLTANPAQLVLTNLAAGVESNAELTITNHGTETLQLEAIQASVPALSATLERSTLPPGESTRLLVKVLPGAGDTRLSGYLFVRAASPHSLELRIPVQAQVR from the coding sequence ATGAAAAAGTTGATATTCGCAGCGCTATTGCTGGTCCTGCCGTTGCCCTCTCTGGCCGCGGCCCCCAGGCTGATGGTCGAGAACCTGGATTTTGATTTCGGGCAGGTCTACCAGGGCGACCGGGTCGATCACGTTTACCAGTTCCGGAATGCCGGTGATGCCACCCTTAATATTGAAAAGGTCCGCAGTTCCTGCGGTTGCACCGCTGCCCTGGTTTCGGAGAAGGCAATCCCGCCGGGCCAGAGTGGGGAGATCAAGGCCTCCTTCGATTCGACCCGGTTCCGGGGACGGGTCAACAAGAGCATCTACCTTTACACCGATGACCCCGCGCATCCCGAGGCCCGGTTCAACCTTAGCGGCGAAGTCCTCGAGCGGCTGACGGCTAACCCGGCGCAACTTGTTCTTACGAACCTGGCTGCTGGCGTCGAATCGAATGCCGAATTGACGATCACCAATCATGGGACCGAAACCCTCCAGCTGGAGGCGATACAGGCCTCGGTCCCGGCCCTGAGCGCCACCCTCGAGCGTTCGACGCTCCCCCCCGGGGAGTCGACCCGCTTGCTGGTCAAGGTTTTGCCGGGCGCCGGTGACACCCGCTTAAGCGGCTACCTTTTCGTCCGCGCGGCCAGCCCGCACTCCCTCGAACTGCGTATCCCGGTCCAGGCGCAGGTCCGCTAA
- the hpt gene encoding hypoxanthine phosphoribosyltransferase: MPEANFKLLYSRQEIAAQVARLGAEISRDFQGRELLMVGVLKGSFLFFADLVRAIEVPTVIDFVRLASYGSETKSSGIIEMRKDLELPIAGKDVIIVEDIVDSGLTLESLYHRLLQRNPRSLSICTLIDKRCRREVDIQPDYVGIAIDDGFIIGYGLDFDERHRNLPDIYLVEGA; this comes from the coding sequence ATGCCGGAAGCAAATTTCAAGCTCCTCTATTCACGCCAGGAGATCGCCGCCCAGGTTGCCCGCCTTGGTGCGGAAATCAGTCGCGATTTCCAGGGCCGCGAGCTCCTCATGGTCGGCGTTCTCAAGGGTTCGTTCCTCTTCTTCGCCGACCTGGTGCGCGCCATCGAAGTGCCGACGGTTATCGACTTCGTGCGCCTGGCGAGCTACGGCTCCGAAACCAAAAGCTCGGGAATCATCGAAATGCGCAAGGATCTCGAGCTCCCCATTGCCGGGAAGGATGTCATCATCGTCGAGGATATCGTCGACAGCGGCCTGACGCTGGAATCCCTCTATCATCGCCTGCTGCAGCGCAACCCGCGCAGCCTGAGTATCTGCACGCTGATCGACAAGCGCTGCCGACGGGAGGTCGATATTCAACCGGACTACGTCGGCATTGCCATCGACGACGGTTTCATTATCGGTTACGGGCTCGATTTTGATGAGCGGCACCGCAACCTTCCCGATATTTACCTGGTAGAAGGCGCCTGA
- the gcvPB gene encoding aminomethyl-transferring glycine dehydrogenase subunit GcvPB, with amino-acid sequence MKSLGTSGLVLNEKLLFEHSDPGRRGYSLPPLDVPAAELPKELVRDAVAGFPELSEIDVVRHFTRLSTWNYGVDSGLYPLGSCTMKYNPKVNEVAARLPGLAGVHPQTPEKLAQGALALMCRLQEALAEISGFPAVTLQPAAGAHGELAGMLMIRAWHEAQGNARRKVIIPDTAHGTNPASAALCGYEVVPVASEGVLSAAAVTALMDDEVAALMVTNPNTLGLFESEIREICAVVHAKGGLVYCDGANLNALMGIARPGDMGIDVMHFNLHKTFSTPHGGGGPGSGPVGVTAALEPFLPSPVVVQEKDGYRLDSDRPQSIGRMRSFYGNFGIMVRAYAYILAMGGAGLRRASELAVLNANYVRARLEGAFHLPHRKRSLHEVVFSDRDLKGDCHTLDLAKRLIDYGYHPPTIYFPLVVKGAIMIEPTETECMEVLDEFCDALLAIAREAEENPELLHAAPVRTRTRRLDETSAARNPILKWEDA; translated from the coding sequence ATGAAGAGTCTGGGAACCAGCGGCCTGGTGCTGAACGAAAAACTCCTCTTTGAACATTCCGACCCCGGTCGGCGCGGCTACAGCCTTCCGCCCCTCGATGTCCCCGCGGCCGAGCTGCCAAAGGAACTGGTGCGGGATGCCGTGGCCGGCTTTCCCGAGCTCTCCGAGATCGACGTGGTGCGTCACTTCACGCGCCTCTCGACCTGGAACTACGGGGTCGACTCCGGGCTCTATCCCCTCGGCAGCTGCACCATGAAGTACAACCCCAAGGTCAATGAGGTGGCGGCGCGGCTCCCCGGTCTCGCCGGGGTGCATCCGCAGACCCCGGAAAAGCTCGCCCAGGGGGCGCTGGCGCTGATGTGCCGGCTGCAGGAGGCGCTCGCCGAGATCTCCGGCTTTCCGGCGGTGACCTTGCAACCGGCCGCCGGTGCCCACGGTGAGCTGGCCGGGATGCTGATGATCCGGGCCTGGCACGAAGCGCAGGGAAATGCGCGACGCAAGGTGATCATCCCCGACACCGCCCACGGCACCAATCCCGCTTCGGCGGCCCTCTGCGGTTACGAGGTGGTCCCGGTCGCCTCCGAAGGGGTCCTTTCGGCCGCCGCCGTGACGGCGCTGATGGACGACGAGGTCGCGGCGCTGATGGTGACCAACCCCAACACCCTCGGCCTCTTCGAGTCGGAGATTCGCGAGATCTGCGCGGTGGTGCATGCCAAGGGGGGACTCGTCTACTGCGACGGCGCCAACCTTAACGCCCTGATGGGGATCGCCCGGCCCGGCGACATGGGGATCGACGTCATGCACTTCAACTTGCACAAGACCTTCTCTACCCCCCATGGTGGCGGCGGACCGGGGTCCGGACCGGTCGGCGTGACCGCGGCCCTCGAACCCTTTCTCCCCTCGCCGGTGGTGGTGCAGGAAAAGGACGGCTACCGTCTCGACAGCGACCGTCCGCAGTCGATCGGCCGAATGCGCTCTTTCTATGGCAACTTCGGCATCATGGTGCGCGCCTATGCCTATATCCTGGCAATGGGGGGAGCCGGCCTGCGCCGCGCCAGCGAGCTCGCCGTCCTCAACGCCAACTACGTACGCGCCCGCCTCGAGGGGGCCTTCCACCTGCCGCACCGCAAGCGCTCGCTGCACGAGGTCGTCTTCTCCGATCGCGACCTGAAAGGGGACTGCCATACCCTCGACCTCGCCAAGCGGCTGATCGACTATGGCTATCACCCGCCGACCATCTACTTCCCGCTGGTGGTCAAGGGGGCGATCATGATCGAGCCGACCGAGACCGAATGCATGGAGGTCCTCGACGAGTTCTGCGACGCCCTGCTCGCCATCGCGCGCGAGGCGGAAGAGAACCCCGAGCTTCTCCACGCGGCGCCGGTGCGGACCCGCACCCGGCGTCTCGACGAGACGAGCGCGGCGCGCAATCCGATCCTGAAATGGGAAGATGCATAG
- a CDS encoding indolepyruvate ferredoxin oxidoreductase subunit alpha codes for MAYTINAECINCGACEPVCPVEAISEQGDARVINAETCIDCGACVDTCPVDAIDAP; via the coding sequence ATGGCCTATACCATTAATGCCGAATGTATCAACTGCGGCGCCTGTGAGCCGGTCTGCCCGGTCGAGGCAATCAGCGAGCAGGGGGATGCCCGTGTCATCAATGCCGAGACCTGCATCGATTGCGGCGCCTGTGTCGACACCTGTCCCGTTGATGCCATCGATGCGCCCTGA
- the pta gene encoding phosphate acetyltransferase — protein MHLVDQIKAKARTNLQTVVLPEGYDDRMVEAAGQIVGDGLARVVLLGNPATLTAKAQELGASLAGVTLLDPKTAPQLESYIDELVELRKKKGLSRDEARALLTADDNLYFGSMMVRRGDAGGAVAGAFNTTGDVLRAAFQVIGTAPGMKTVSSVFLMVTRTPEFGENGTILFADCAVNPNPDAQALAEIAVATARSCKSFLGAEARVAMLSFSTKGSARHDDADKVLKALEIAKGLDPELQIDGELQADAALLPKVGAKKAPGSSVAGKANTLIFPDLDAGNIGYKLVERLAGAEAVGPIIQGLAKPVNDLSRGCSVADIISVAAITAVQAQG, from the coding sequence ATGCATTTAGTTGACCAGATCAAGGCCAAGGCCCGCACCAACCTGCAGACCGTGGTCCTGCCGGAAGGGTACGACGACCGCATGGTGGAAGCGGCCGGCCAGATCGTCGGTGATGGTCTCGCCCGGGTGGTGCTGCTCGGCAATCCCGCGACCCTCACGGCAAAAGCCCAGGAGCTCGGAGCCTCGCTGGCCGGGGTCACCCTGCTCGATCCGAAGACTGCCCCCCAGCTGGAAAGCTATATCGATGAACTGGTGGAGCTGCGCAAGAAGAAGGGGCTCAGCCGCGACGAAGCCCGCGCCCTGCTGACCGCGGACGACAACCTCTATTTCGGCTCGATGATGGTCCGTCGCGGGGATGCCGGCGGCGCCGTGGCCGGCGCTTTCAATACCACCGGCGACGTGCTGCGTGCCGCCTTCCAGGTGATCGGCACCGCCCCCGGCATGAAGACCGTCTCCTCGGTCTTCCTGATGGTCACCAGGACCCCGGAGTTCGGCGAGAACGGCACCATCCTCTTCGCCGACTGCGCCGTCAATCCGAACCCCGACGCCCAGGCGCTGGCGGAGATTGCCGTCGCTACCGCTCGCAGCTGCAAGAGCTTCCTCGGCGCCGAGGCGCGGGTGGCAATGCTCTCCTTCTCGACCAAGGGGAGCGCCAGGCACGACGACGCCGACAAGGTCCTCAAGGCCCTGGAGATCGCCAAGGGGCTCGACCCGGAGCTGCAGATCGACGGCGAGCTGCAGGCCGATGCCGCTCTGCTCCCCAAGGTCGGCGCCAAGAAGGCGCCCGGCTCGTCGGTCGCCGGCAAGGCGAACACCTTGATCTTCCCCGACCTCGACGCCGGCAATATCGGCTACAAGCTGGTAGAACGCCTCGCCGGCGCCGAAGCGGTCGGCCCGATCATCCAGGGCCTGGCCAAGCCGGTCAACGACCTCTCCCGTGGCTGCTCGGTGGCGGACATCATCAGTGTCGCGGCGATCACCGCGGTGCAGGCGCAGGGGTGA
- a CDS encoding acetate kinase — MLALNCGSSSVKYQLFDWKRKEVIAKGMVERVTIGDSFIIHEVPGRETYREEYECPDHKVAIHLIIKTLTSERYGVVTDMSQISAVGHRVVHGGEKFARSVMIDDSVLDAIKEVQHLAPLHNPPNISGIEAAKENLPDVPHIAIFDTAFHQTMPRHAFIYPLPYEWYEKHSVRRYGFHGTSHLYVSKRAAVLLGKDPRDCNIITMHIGNGVSHSAIKGGVSVDTSMGLTPLEGAVMGTRCGDIDPAIPMFIQQKEGLSAKELDSILNKKAGVLGVTGQYTDRRDVIEGADAGDERCKLSLEIEAYRLKKYIGSYAAALGGVDAVVFTAGVGEMGWLIREMALEGLEFMGIILDKEKNRNTMTRKRESVITTPESRVKVFVIPTDEELVFTEDVVAILEGTYTDHMHFSYSFSGPDFQRK, encoded by the coding sequence ATCCTTGCATTGAACTGCGGCAGTTCGTCAGTCAAATACCAGCTGTTTGACTGGAAACGCAAAGAGGTGATCGCCAAGGGGATGGTTGAACGGGTGACGATCGGCGATTCGTTCATCATCCACGAAGTTCCCGGGCGGGAGACGTACCGCGAAGAGTACGAATGTCCCGACCACAAGGTGGCCATTCACCTGATCATCAAGACCCTGACCAGCGAGCGCTATGGCGTCGTCACCGACATGAGCCAGATTTCTGCCGTCGGCCATCGTGTGGTGCACGGCGGCGAAAAGTTCGCCCGCTCGGTGATGATTGACGATTCGGTCCTCGATGCCATCAAGGAAGTTCAGCACCTCGCGCCGCTGCACAACCCTCCCAACATCTCCGGCATCGAGGCGGCCAAGGAGAACCTTCCCGACGTCCCCCACATCGCCATTTTCGACACCGCCTTTCACCAGACCATGCCGCGCCACGCCTTTATCTACCCCCTCCCCTACGAGTGGTACGAAAAACACAGCGTGCGGCGCTACGGTTTTCACGGCACCAGCCACCTCTACGTCTCCAAGCGGGCGGCGGTGCTCCTCGGCAAAGACCCCAGGGACTGCAACATCATCACCATGCACATCGGCAACGGGGTCTCCCATTCGGCGATCAAGGGGGGGGTCTCCGTCGATACCTCGATGGGCCTCACCCCCCTCGAAGGGGCGGTGATGGGGACCCGCTGCGGTGACATCGATCCGGCCATCCCGATGTTCATCCAGCAAAAAGAAGGCCTTTCTGCCAAGGAGCTCGACTCCATCCTCAACAAGAAGGCGGGAGTCCTCGGCGTCACCGGCCAGTACACCGACCGCCGCGACGTCATCGAGGGGGCGGATGCGGGCGATGAGCGCTGCAAGCTCTCCCTGGAGATTGAGGCCTACCGGCTGAAAAAGTACATTGGCTCCTATGCGGCGGCCCTCGGCGGCGTCGACGCCGTGGTCTTCACCGCCGGTGTCGGCGAGATGGGCTGGCTGATTCGCGAAATGGCCCTGGAAGGGCTCGAGTTCATGGGGATCATTCTCGACAAGGAGAAGAACCGCAACACCATGACCCGCAAACGCGAGAGCGTCATCACCACGCCGGAATCCCGGGTCAAGGTTTTCGTCATTCCCACCGACGAGGAGCTGGTCTTTACCGAAGATGTGGTGGCGATCCTCGAGGGGACCTATACCGACCACATGCATTTTTCCTATTCCTTCTCCGGTCCCGATTTCCAGCGGAAATAA
- a CDS encoding Rieske 2Fe-2S domain-containing protein — MDNLEVSPARRRFFLTVILGGVGAVLAGAAGWPLFRFLSPSKGEGEGGKTTIGRDKVPVGGAHFFNFHGHPAVVVQPQPGQFIALTAVCTHLGCIVKWEVDKGDFLCPCHGGRYSPDGQVTAGPPPKPLESYAVQIQGDQLLVG; from the coding sequence ATGGACAACCTGGAGGTTTCGCCGGCACGCCGACGCTTCTTTCTGACGGTGATTCTCGGTGGTGTCGGCGCCGTCCTGGCCGGGGCTGCCGGCTGGCCCCTGTTCCGTTTCCTCAGCCCGTCCAAGGGGGAGGGGGAGGGGGGCAAAACAACGATCGGCCGCGACAAGGTACCAGTTGGCGGCGCCCATTTCTTCAACTTTCATGGTCATCCGGCGGTTGTGGTTCAACCCCAGCCCGGACAATTCATCGCCCTGACAGCGGTCTGCACCCACCTCGGCTGTATCGTCAAGTGGGAGGTGGACAAGGGCGATTTCCTCTGCCCCTGCCACGGCGGGCGCTATTCGCCCGACGGCCAGGTGACGGCCGGACCGCCCCCCAAACCTCTCGAATCCTATGCTGTGCAGATCCAGGGTGACCAGTTGCTGGTCGGATAG
- a CDS encoding DUF3426 domain-containing protein yields MVIECSACQTRFRLADDKIKPQGTKVRCSKCGEIFTVLPPEPELTNAAAPVPEPAPATAPEPSATPPGNTETTDSFDDWSDFEATGDESPPPPPAEDEFAEFAPENTHDDGERSGAAIDEAFDFTPAAPGATADAENDEFIFVDEGEEEPTPATGGAPGVDEFAFSDEPGRAGDDLPFDEGATAASDEFDFAAGAPPAPEDFSFGAEGTEGTAPLPPLEFDSLSFDDAPPADAGNVDLAGGLGSGVNDELAFEESAEGSIADFSADGEADTFSWGESEAPAVAPDRFAFGDSAPDEFDFGGSNDFAADEAGTDDLDFSSADLAPDEPSPAAAAPAAAKPAPAAAVPPPEDDSPPRPAAVRAKPTRSKHARRKKKGGSGIFTWLLVLILLGLCGATGYYYWLGQFPDIDFLIKRFLPQETASPAASQIKVTDPSGIFVNNREAGQLFVIQGQAVNGYSEPRSALAVKGRLFNRSGALLREQTVFCGNALSENELKTLPLAKLRERTENQFGDSLSNLNVGPGKSIPFTIVFSDLPADLSEFNVEPGDSIAGSKQ; encoded by the coding sequence ATGGTTATTGAATGCAGCGCCTGCCAGACCCGTTTCCGGCTGGCCGATGACAAGATCAAACCTCAGGGGACCAAGGTAAGGTGCTCCAAGTGCGGGGAGATTTTCACCGTCCTGCCACCGGAACCGGAGCTGACGAATGCTGCCGCGCCCGTCCCCGAACCGGCGCCCGCGACGGCCCCTGAACCCTCGGCGACGCCCCCCGGGAATACGGAAACGACGGATAGTTTCGACGACTGGAGCGATTTCGAAGCGACCGGGGATGAATCCCCCCCCCCGCCGCCGGCCGAGGATGAGTTTGCCGAGTTTGCGCCTGAAAATACGCATGACGACGGGGAAAGGTCCGGCGCCGCGATCGATGAAGCCTTCGACTTCACCCCCGCGGCGCCTGGGGCAACTGCTGATGCGGAAAATGATGAATTTATCTTCGTCGACGAGGGCGAGGAGGAGCCAACCCCTGCGACCGGGGGCGCGCCTGGCGTCGATGAATTTGCCTTCAGCGATGAACCCGGCAGGGCTGGCGATGACCTTCCCTTCGACGAGGGTGCAACCGCCGCCAGCGACGAGTTTGATTTCGCTGCCGGCGCCCCGCCGGCGCCGGAGGATTTTTCGTTCGGCGCAGAAGGTACGGAAGGAACCGCGCCTCTCCCTCCCCTGGAATTTGACTCCCTCTCATTTGACGATGCCCCACCGGCCGACGCTGGCAACGTCGATCTCGCCGGGGGCCTCGGAAGTGGCGTCAATGACGAACTCGCCTTCGAGGAGAGCGCGGAGGGGAGCATTGCCGACTTCTCTGCCGACGGCGAAGCAGACACCTTCTCCTGGGGTGAGAGCGAAGCGCCCGCAGTGGCACCGGACCGGTTCGCCTTCGGGGATAGCGCTCCCGACGAATTCGACTTCGGGGGGAGCAATGACTTCGCCGCAGACGAGGCGGGAACCGACGACCTCGACTTCAGTTCGGCCGACCTTGCCCCGGACGAACCTAGCCCGGCCGCAGCAGCGCCGGCGGCGGCGAAACCGGCACCGGCAGCTGCCGTGCCCCCGCCGGAAGACGATTCCCCGCCACGGCCGGCGGCGGTCAGGGCCAAGCCAACGCGGTCAAAGCATGCCCGCCGCAAGAAAAAGGGGGGAAGCGGAATCTTCACCTGGCTGCTGGTCCTTATTCTGCTCGGGCTGTGTGGCGCTACCGGCTATTACTACTGGCTCGGCCAGTTCCCGGATATTGACTTTCTGATCAAGCGGTTCCTGCCCCAGGAAACTGCCTCGCCAGCCGCAAGCCAGATCAAGGTCACCGATCCGAGCGGCATCTTTGTCAACAACCGTGAAGCCGGCCAGCTCTTTGTCATCCAGGGGCAGGCGGTCAACGGCTACAGCGAGCCCCGCTCGGCCCTGGCGGTCAAGGGACGCCTCTTCAACCGGAGCGGCGCCCTGCTGCGGGAGCAGACCGTTTTCTGCGGCAACGCCCTGTCGGAAAATGAGCTCAAGACCCTGCCCCTCGCCAAGCTCCGGGAGCGGACCGAAAACCAGTTCGGCGACTCCCTTTCCAACCTCAATGTGGGTCCGGGAAAGAGCATCCCCTTCACCATCGTCTTCAGCGACCTGCCCGCCGACCTCTCCGAATTCAATGTCGAGCCCGGGGACTCGATCGCGGGGAGCAAGCAGTAA
- the gshB gene encoding glutathione synthase: MPTTALFILDPPEQLDPPTDTSFAIMRESLRRGQQVFAATLDDLHLATGQLQATAREACFAANGSLAPGPDRRLNLARDVDLVWMRKDPPVDLAYLHATYLLDFLPPRVLQINPAASLRNHCEKLAPLRFPELFPPTLVTRSVSELAAFVAGHGEVVVKPLEECSGRGIVLLAKGDSGLAKRLAAATDQGRRFVQGQRYLDGATEGDIRILLLGGEILGWVRRRPAAGEFRSNINAGGHCEAVPLGAREREICAQVGPWLRQREIHLAGIDLIDGYLLEINLTSPSCLREMNDLNGWRLEEAILDYAEARLDQRDP; encoded by the coding sequence ATGCCGACGACCGCCCTCTTCATCCTCGACCCCCCGGAACAGCTCGATCCCCCGACCGATACCAGCTTCGCCATCATGCGGGAAAGTTTGCGCCGGGGCCAGCAGGTCTTTGCCGCCACCCTCGACGACCTCCACCTTGCCACCGGGCAGTTGCAGGCAACGGCGCGCGAGGCCTGTTTTGCAGCGAACGGAAGCCTGGCGCCGGGGCCTGACCGGCGCCTGAACCTCGCGCGGGACGTCGATCTGGTCTGGATGCGCAAGGACCCACCGGTCGATCTCGCCTACCTGCACGCGACCTACCTGCTCGACTTCCTGCCGCCGCGGGTGTTGCAGATCAACCCGGCCGCCAGTTTGCGCAACCATTGCGAAAAACTGGCGCCGCTTCGATTCCCGGAGCTCTTCCCGCCAACGCTGGTCACCAGGTCGGTTTCGGAGCTGGCCGCCTTCGTTGCCGGCCACGGAGAGGTGGTCGTCAAACCGCTGGAGGAATGCAGCGGCAGGGGGATTGTCCTGCTGGCAAAGGGGGATTCGGGCCTGGCCAAGCGCCTGGCTGCGGCAACCGATCAGGGACGCCGCTTTGTTCAGGGGCAGCGATACCTTGATGGGGCCACGGAGGGGGACATCCGGATTCTGCTGCTGGGAGGTGAAATCCTTGGCTGGGTCCGCCGGCGACCGGCGGCGGGGGAGTTTCGTTCCAATATCAACGCCGGTGGCCACTGCGAGGCGGTTCCCCTCGGCGCGCGGGAGCGGGAAATCTGCGCCCAGGTCGGACCCTGGCTGCGGCAACGGGAAATCCACCTCGCCGGCATTGACCTGATCGACGGCTATCTGCTTGAAATCAACCTGACCAGCCCCTCCTGTCTGCGCGAAATGAACGACCTCAACGGCTGGCGGCTGGAAGAGGCCATCCTCGATTACGCGGAAGCACGGCTGGACCAGCGCGATCCTTGA
- a CDS encoding energy transducer TonB has protein sequence MDLNHRADPLLIGFLILSLLLHLLLLYLVPRHSLLPATPVDEPPVVVEMRPTQPRERELELPETPNQPRTKPAQRLGPSDQQVEKETAPRGADFEDRKPQTPAQPLSPRPQTPATPAQPVTTAPAKTEPHPAQSETAPAPEAPLQPSPPSLEKLITLPQSTAARTVNEAREKAREEVAEGNAVWLDTEQDLLNSFFRRLKDGIYRVWNYPPRAAEAGQEGVCLLKITFRRDGTVLKVELKESSGSPLLDNEAIAAVRRGGPYGELPRSYKEDQLNVFAFFRYSLLRSHSTRFGDIFGNN, from the coding sequence ATGGACCTCAATCACCGCGCCGATCCGTTGTTGATCGGCTTTTTGATCCTCTCGCTGCTGCTGCACCTGCTGCTGCTCTACCTGGTTCCTCGCCACAGCCTGCTGCCGGCGACGCCGGTTGACGAGCCGCCGGTGGTCGTCGAAATGCGCCCAACCCAGCCCCGGGAGCGGGAACTGGAGCTTCCCGAAACCCCCAACCAGCCGCGTACCAAACCGGCGCAACGGCTCGGTCCCAGCGACCAGCAGGTTGAGAAGGAGACCGCCCCCCGCGGCGCCGATTTCGAGGATCGCAAGCCCCAGACCCCGGCCCAACCACTTTCGCCCCGGCCGCAGACGCCAGCGACCCCGGCGCAACCAGTGACAACCGCCCCGGCCAAAACCGAACCGCACCCGGCCCAGTCGGAAACCGCCCCGGCCCCGGAAGCGCCCCTCCAGCCCAGCCCACCATCGCTGGAAAAATTGATCACCCTGCCCCAGAGTACCGCTGCCAGAACAGTGAATGAGGCACGGGAAAAAGCCCGGGAGGAAGTGGCCGAAGGAAACGCGGTCTGGCTCGACACCGAGCAGGACCTGCTCAATTCCTTCTTTCGCCGGCTCAAGGACGGTATCTACCGGGTCTGGAACTACCCGCCCCGCGCCGCCGAAGCGGGGCAGGAGGGGGTCTGCCTGCTGAAGATCACCTTCCGCCGCGACGGCACCGTCCTGAAGGTCGAGCTCAAGGAGAGTTCCGGCTCGCCGCTCCTCGACAATGAGGCGATCGCCGCCGTGCGCCGCGGCGGTCCCTATGGCGAACTCCCCCGCTCCTACAAAGAAGATCAGCTCAACGTCTTCGCCTTCTTCCGCTACAGCCTCCTGCGCTCCCACTCCACCCGCTTCGGCGACATCTTCGGCAACAACTGA